From the genome of Methylocystis bryophila, one region includes:
- a CDS encoding gamma carbonic anhydrase family protein: MPLYTLDDETPRLPPDGRFWIAPNAILVGRVALAEDANVWFGCVLRGDNEWITIGARTNIQDNSVLHTDPGFPLDIGDDCTIGHNAVLHGCTIGENSLIGMGATILNGAKIGKNCLVGANALITENKVFPDNSLIVGAPAQLKRELGPESAAQILESAKHYVENARRYARGLRVLPD, encoded by the coding sequence ATGCCTCTTTACACGCTTGACGATGAAACGCCGCGCCTGCCGCCAGACGGCCGATTCTGGATCGCCCCGAACGCCATCCTCGTCGGCCGTGTGGCGCTCGCGGAGGACGCCAACGTCTGGTTCGGCTGCGTGCTGCGCGGCGACAATGAGTGGATCACCATCGGCGCCAGGACCAACATTCAGGACAACAGCGTGCTGCACACCGACCCGGGGTTTCCGCTCGATATCGGCGACGATTGCACGATCGGCCACAACGCCGTCTTGCACGGCTGCACGATCGGCGAGAACAGCCTGATCGGCATGGGCGCGACGATCTTGAACGGCGCGAAGATCGGCAAGAACTGTCTCGTCGGCGCCAATGCGCTCATCACCGAAAACAAGGTCTTTCCCGACAACAGTCTCATCGTCGGGGCGCCGGCGCAGTTGAAGCGCGAGCTCGGTCCAGAGTCTGCGGCGCAGATTCTCGAGTCGGCCAAGCATTACGTCGAGAATGCGCGCCGTTACGCCAGGGGTCTGCGAGTTTTGCCCGACTGA
- the modD gene encoding ModD protein, whose product MIVSRAELERLLLEDAPFGDLTSETLTLGAAAGAMRFSARGPMIAALVEEAASLIEIAGGEVALACASGSALRAGDAILSARGPATSLLRAWKTAQTLIEIWSGVASGARAIVEAAQKGSPEIVVACTRKTAPGTRAFALAAVKAGGVIAHRAGLSETILVFPEHRAFLDAEPLSETTRRLRRAAPEKKLVIEVKTLEEALAAIDAGFDVIQTEKFAPQGVAEVARYAARRAPRPVVAAAGGVNAGNARDYAEAGADVLVTSAPYLAPPCDVAVAISRA is encoded by the coding sequence ATGATCGTGAGCCGAGCCGAGCTCGAACGGCTGCTCTTAGAGGACGCGCCCTTCGGCGATCTGACCAGCGAGACGCTGACGCTCGGCGCCGCCGCCGGCGCCATGCGTTTCTCGGCGCGTGGACCCATGATCGCGGCGCTCGTAGAGGAGGCGGCGAGCCTGATCGAGATCGCGGGCGGCGAAGTGGCGCTGGCCTGCGCCTCGGGCTCCGCGCTTCGAGCGGGCGACGCAATCCTTTCCGCGCGGGGGCCTGCTACGTCCTTGCTTCGCGCCTGGAAGACCGCTCAGACGCTCATCGAAATCTGGTCAGGCGTCGCGAGCGGCGCGCGCGCCATCGTCGAGGCGGCGCAGAAGGGCTCTCCCGAGATCGTCGTCGCCTGCACGCGCAAGACGGCGCCGGGGACGCGGGCCTTTGCGCTCGCGGCGGTCAAGGCGGGCGGCGTGATCGCGCATCGCGCGGGGCTTTCGGAGACGATCCTCGTCTTTCCTGAGCACCGCGCCTTTCTCGATGCGGAGCCGCTCTCGGAAACAACGAGGCGTCTGCGCCGCGCCGCGCCCGAAAAGAAGCTCGTCATCGAGGTCAAAACCTTGGAGGAGGCATTGGCGGCGATCGACGCCGGTTTCGACGTGATCCAGACAGAAAAATTCGCCCCGCAGGGCGTCGCCGAGGTCGCGCGCTATGCCGCGAGGCGCGCACCACGCCCCGTCGTCGCCGCGGCGGGCGGCGTCAATGCAGGGAACGCGCGCGACTATGCCGAAGCCGGCGCGGACGTTCTCGTCACATCGGCGCCCTATCTTGCCCCGCCCTGCGACGTTGCGGTCGCCATCTCGCGCGCCTGA